From the genome of Vicia villosa cultivar HV-30 ecotype Madison, WI linkage group LG2, Vvil1.0, whole genome shotgun sequence, one region includes:
- the LOC131651355 gene encoding uncharacterized protein LOC131651355: MGFGVGWMKWMEAMVFNSHMSVLVNGSPTKKFKVTRGIRQGNPLSPFLFVLVPELAGLVRRASEVENFRGISIKVPDLGVNYHKSKLIGININLNLLRSAANFHACSVEDNNFTFLGIPIGSNPRRILFWNPLINRLKRRLNGWKGRLLSLGGRITLLKAVLSSLHIFFMSFYRALVHVCKEITRIQSNFLWSGIEDKKKIHWVRWDSLCLSLEKSGISLKLVEEFNVSLLLKLASTWWKDILLLKFRHEEGLFVDRCRFVLGKGNTILFWQVTWTGDFNLRSEFPDLYELSNAKNEVVAGMRECDSDLWRRGNLGVDVSANYLSQFRLHELHGMLSSFLSK, encoded by the exons ATGGGTTTCGGAGTTGgttggatgaaatggatggaggcGATGGTGTTCAATAGTCATATGTCGGTTCTTGTGAATGGTAGCCCGACTAAGAAGTTCAAAGTTACTAGGGGTATTAGACAAGGAAACCCGTTATCtccctttctttttgttttggtgcCGGAGTTGGCGGGTTTAGTCAGGAGAGCGTCAGAAGTGGAGAATTTTAGAGGGATTAGTATTAAAG TCCCTGACCTTGGTGTTAATTATCACAAGAGTAAACTGATTGGTATCAATATCAATTTGAATCTGTTGAGGTCTGCTGCCAATTTCCATGCATGTAGCGTTGAAGATAATAATTTCACTTTTCTTGGTATTCCGATTGGATCTAATCCAAGAAGAATTTTGTTCTGGAATCCTCTTATTAATAGGTTGAAGAGAAGGCTTAATGGTTGGAAAGGGAGATTATTAAGTTTGGGAGGAAGGATAACGTTGTTGAAAGCGGTTTTAAGCAGTTTACACATTTTCTTCATGTCTTTCTACAGGGCTCTGGTTcatgtttgcaaagaaattacTAGAATTCAGAGTAATTTTTTGTGGAGTGGAATAGAAGATAAGAAGAAGATTCACTGGGTTAGGTGGGATTCTTTATGTCTTTCTTTGGAGAAGAGCGGTATAAGTTTGAAGCTAGTGGAAGAGTTTAACGTTTCTTTACTTTTAAA GTTAGCTTCAACGTGGTGGAAAGATATATTACTATTGAAGTTTAGACATGAGGAGGGACTCTTTGTCGATAGGTGTAGATTTGTTTTAGGAAAGGGTAACACTATTCTCTTTTGGCAGGTTACATGGACTGGGGACTTTAATCTTAGATCGGAATTTCCCGATTTATACGAGCTGTCAAATGCGAAGAACGAGGTGGTTGCGGGTATGAGGGAGTGTGACTCGGATTTATGGAGGCGGGGCAATTTGGGTGTTGATGTTTCAGCTAATTATTTGTCTCAGTTTCGGCTCCACGAGTTGCATGGGATGCTAAGCTCTTTTTTATCCAAATAG